One part of the Streptomyces ferrugineus genome encodes these proteins:
- a CDS encoding GntR family transcriptional regulator, translating to MTSFAPDSIVLNRKLPLWYQVSQSLRASILGRRPQDPLRLPTEEQLAEHYGVSVLTMRQALKELEDEGLITRHRRRGTFIEPDARRAAPVRLLGSVDAIVAQQSGMATELLDHGRAPVPPELAEHFPDLDEVATFHRLRSDEKTGEPTNHARNYVRPELAARIDLGDLVRWPMTKVLRDALGADISRITDTVEARLADPETAKLLQVPLLSPILHYTGVTYDTDGRVLDAAVIHYRGDRFSFTVTLDAT from the coding sequence GTGACCTCCTTCGCCCCGGACTCGATCGTCCTGAACCGCAAGCTGCCGCTCTGGTACCAGGTGTCGCAGTCGCTGCGCGCCTCGATACTGGGCCGTCGCCCGCAGGACCCGCTGCGGCTGCCCACCGAGGAGCAGTTGGCGGAGCACTACGGCGTGAGCGTGCTGACCATGCGGCAGGCGCTGAAGGAACTGGAGGACGAGGGCCTGATCACCCGCCACCGCAGACGCGGCACGTTCATCGAGCCGGACGCCCGCCGGGCCGCCCCCGTGCGGCTGCTCGGCTCGGTGGACGCGATCGTGGCCCAGCAGTCCGGGATGGCGACCGAGCTGCTGGACCACGGCCGGGCACCGGTACCGCCCGAACTCGCCGAGCACTTCCCCGACCTCGACGAGGTGGCGACGTTTCACCGTCTGCGCAGCGACGAGAAGACGGGCGAGCCCACCAACCACGCCCGCAACTACGTCCGCCCCGAACTGGCCGCGCGCATCGATCTGGGCGACCTGGTCCGCTGGCCGATGACGAAGGTCCTGCGGGACGCCCTCGGGGCGGACATCAGCCGCATCACGGACACGGTGGAGGCGAGGCTGGCCGATCCGGAGACGGCGAAGCTGCTCCAAGTCCCGTTGCTGAGCCCGATCCTGCACTACACGGGCGTCACGTACGACACCGACGGCCGGGTGCTGGACGCGGCGGTCATCCACTACCGCGGCGACCGCTTCTCCTTCACGGTGACGTTGGACGCCACCTGA
- a CDS encoding TetR/AcrR family transcriptional regulator, producing MKTVPHPATLRRAPVQRRSAERLTRILDACADLLDEVGYDDLSTRAVAQRAGVPIGSVYRFFGNKRQMADALAQRNLERYTARVTERLEETGESGWRGAMDAVLEEYIAMKRTAPGFSLVDFGNQIPVGTRVEPNHRVADRLTDLLSGYLDREPDDDLRRIFLVAVETADTLVHLAFRVSPEGDERILEEAREMLRAYLARVLD from the coding sequence ATGAAGACCGTGCCCCATCCAGCAACGCTACGCCGGGCGCCCGTGCAGCGCCGCAGCGCCGAACGGCTCACCAGGATCCTCGACGCCTGTGCCGACCTCCTCGACGAGGTCGGCTACGACGACCTGAGCACGCGGGCCGTCGCCCAGCGGGCAGGCGTCCCCATCGGCTCCGTCTACCGCTTCTTCGGCAACAAGCGGCAGATGGCCGACGCCCTCGCCCAGCGCAATCTGGAGCGCTACACCGCCCGTGTCACCGAGCGCCTCGAGGAGACCGGCGAGAGCGGCTGGCGGGGGGCGATGGACGCCGTGCTCGAGGAGTACATCGCCATGAAGCGCACCGCGCCCGGCTTCTCCCTCGTCGACTTCGGCAACCAGATCCCGGTCGGCACCCGCGTCGAGCCCAACCATCGCGTCGCCGACCGCCTCACCGACCTGCTCTCCGGCTATCTCGACCGGGAACCGGACGACGATCTGCGCCGCATCTTCCTGGTCGCCGTCGAGACCGCCGACACCCTGGTCCACCTGGCCTTCCGGGTGTCTCCCGAGGGCGACGAGCGGATCCTGGAGGAGGCGCGGGAGATGCTGCGGGCGTATCTGGCGCGGGTGCTGGACTGA
- a CDS encoding type ISP restriction/modification enzyme, which produces MPSVTHDDAPPLADLMPWSVAPPRLGRGWPTGPDAASLKARWDAFVKAEGPDREALLEPTRSRTLHSAVGQLPGHSTGTQKLVRASGPCPDPVRVLHAPFDEQWLIPDHRLIDAARPELWRVADERQIFVLETPESGLLATSLLPLLRPGRVRPLYRRPGGTEPNLAPGLLEHLRDRLGGPVEPVDVLAWTLAAVRPDLTVPLTGDPELWARGVESGRRVLWLMRRDGDRPKLPGGRRPYVRAPLPSRPLTLEYDREEEALLLGEGRISPVPPAAWDFEVAGVKVLEQWFTARVMEPEPGTLAAIRPATWPQAWTSELLELITVLALLAELQPLDPELTSSVTATDLREAGVLPVPEPARGPASVLDGHEEGPEGQLALI; this is translated from the coding sequence ATGCCCAGCGTGACGCACGACGACGCTCCGCCGCTGGCGGACCTCATGCCGTGGTCCGTCGCACCGCCGCGGCTCGGCCGGGGGTGGCCGACGGGACCCGACGCGGCGTCCCTGAAGGCCCGCTGGGACGCCTTCGTGAAGGCCGAGGGCCCGGACCGGGAGGCCCTGCTGGAGCCGACGCGCTCCCGCACGCTGCACTCGGCGGTCGGACAGCTGCCCGGCCATTCCACCGGCACTCAGAAGCTGGTCCGCGCCTCGGGCCCCTGCCCGGATCCGGTGCGCGTCCTGCACGCGCCCTTCGATGAACAGTGGCTGATCCCCGACCACCGTCTGATCGACGCGGCCCGCCCCGAGCTGTGGCGGGTGGCGGACGAGCGGCAGATCTTCGTCCTGGAGACCCCGGAGTCCGGCCTGCTGGCGACCTCGCTCCTCCCGCTGCTCCGCCCGGGCCGCGTCCGCCCGCTGTACCGCCGCCCGGGCGGCACGGAACCCAATCTGGCGCCGGGCCTCCTGGAGCACCTGAGGGACCGGCTCGGCGGACCGGTCGAGCCGGTGGACGTCCTCGCCTGGACGCTGGCGGCCGTGCGCCCCGACCTCACCGTGCCCCTCACCGGCGACCCCGAGCTGTGGGCCCGCGGCGTGGAGTCGGGCCGGCGCGTCCTGTGGCTGATGCGCCGCGACGGTGACCGCCCGAAGCTGCCCGGCGGGCGCCGCCCGTACGTCCGCGCGCCGCTCCCCTCCCGCCCGCTGACCCTCGAGTACGACCGCGAGGAGGAGGCGCTGCTGCTGGGCGAGGGACGTATCTCACCGGTACCGCCGGCGGCCTGGGACTTCGAGGTGGCCGGCGTGAAGGTCCTGGAGCAGTGGTTCACGGCCCGCGTCATGGAGCCCGAGCCGGGCACCCTGGCGGCGATCCGCCCGGCGACCTGGCCACAGGCCTGGACATCGGAACTGCTGGAGCTGATCACGGTCCTGGCCCTGCTGGCGGAACTCCAGCCGCTCGACCCGGAGTTGACGTCCTCCGTCACCGCGACCGACCTCCGCGAGGCCGGAGTCCTGCCGGTCCCGGAGCCGGCCCGCGGACCGGCGTCGGTGCTGGACGGGCACGAGGAGGGCCCGGAGGGACAGCTCGCGTTGATCTAA
- a CDS encoding molybdopterin oxidoreductase family protein produces the protein MSRTALRICPLCEATCGLTLTIEGTKVTGARGDRDDVFSQGFICPKGASFGAVDGDPDRLRTPLVREDGELREASWEEAFDAIAAGVRPVVERYGPNAVGVVLGNPNVHTVAGALYPPVLIAGLRTRSVFTASTVDQMPKHVSSGLLYGDALAIPVPDLDHTDHLLLIGANPLESNGSLCTAPDFPGKLKALKARGGTLTVIDPRRTRTAKLADRHLAIRPGTDALLLAAMAHVLFEEGLVDPGELTPHLQGLDELPDAVRDFTPEAVADACDVAAATIRTLARELAAAPTAAVYGRIGSCTVPHGTLASWLVDVLNILTGNLDRPGGALFPQAATDKTPRPAGPGHGFALGRWRSRVSEHPEAKGELPLSALAEEIDTATEEGEPIRALIAVAANPVLSAPDGDRLDKALGSLDFMVSVDPYLNETSRHAHVVLPPPPPSQSPHHDFAFNTLAVRNQVRYTRPAVPLEPGRMAESEILARLILAATGMHGADPSAVDDLVIGQTLGKAVMEPHSPVHGRDPQELAARLTGDSGPERRLDMMLRLGPYGDGFGVRPDGLTLEKLLAHPHGIDLGPLRSRLPQPLKTVSGRVELLPRPIADDLPRLREALRRRPDGLVLVGRRHLRSNNSWMHNVPALTGGTNRCTLHIHPEDAERLGVSDGAPVRVKGAGGEVTAPAEVTDAVRPGVVSLPHGWGHDRPGTRLSHASRAPGVNVNQLLDGTLLDPLSGNAVLNGVPVKLVIGSAL, from the coding sequence GTGTCCCGCACCGCACTGCGCATCTGCCCCCTGTGCGAGGCCACCTGCGGCCTGACGCTCACCATCGAGGGGACCAAGGTCACCGGTGCCCGCGGGGACCGCGACGACGTGTTCAGCCAGGGGTTCATCTGCCCCAAGGGCGCCTCCTTCGGTGCCGTCGACGGCGACCCCGACCGGCTGCGCACCCCCCTCGTGCGCGAGGACGGCGAGCTGCGCGAGGCCAGCTGGGAGGAGGCCTTCGACGCGATCGCCGCCGGTGTCCGGCCGGTCGTCGAGCGGTACGGGCCGAACGCGGTGGGCGTCGTGCTGGGCAACCCCAACGTGCACACCGTGGCCGGTGCGCTGTACCCGCCGGTCCTGATCGCCGGCCTGCGCACCCGCAGCGTCTTCACCGCCTCCACGGTCGACCAGATGCCCAAACACGTCTCCAGCGGACTGCTCTACGGTGACGCCCTCGCGATCCCGGTGCCGGACCTCGATCACACCGACCACCTCCTGCTGATCGGCGCCAACCCCCTGGAGTCCAACGGCAGCCTGTGCACCGCCCCCGACTTCCCCGGCAAGCTCAAGGCGCTCAAGGCCCGCGGCGGCACCCTCACCGTCATCGACCCGCGTCGCACCCGCACCGCCAAGCTCGCCGACCGGCATCTCGCGATCCGGCCCGGCACGGACGCCCTGCTCCTCGCGGCGATGGCACACGTCCTCTTCGAGGAGGGCCTCGTGGACCCGGGCGAGCTGACCCCGCATCTCCAGGGGCTCGACGAACTGCCCGACGCGGTACGGGACTTCACCCCCGAAGCCGTCGCCGACGCCTGCGACGTGGCCGCCGCCACCATCCGCACCCTCGCCCGCGAGCTCGCCGCCGCCCCCACCGCCGCCGTCTACGGCCGCATCGGGAGCTGCACCGTCCCGCACGGCACGCTCGCCAGCTGGCTCGTCGACGTCCTCAACATCCTCACCGGCAACCTCGACCGCCCCGGCGGCGCCCTCTTCCCGCAGGCCGCCACCGACAAGACGCCCCGCCCCGCCGGGCCCGGCCACGGCTTCGCGCTCGGGCGCTGGCGCTCGCGGGTGAGCGAACACCCCGAGGCCAAGGGCGAGTTGCCGCTCTCCGCGCTCGCCGAGGAGATCGACACCGCGACCGAGGAGGGCGAGCCGATCCGGGCGCTCATCGCGGTCGCCGCCAACCCCGTGCTGTCGGCGCCCGACGGCGACCGGCTCGACAAGGCCCTCGGCTCGCTCGACTTCATGGTCAGCGTCGACCCGTACCTCAACGAGACCTCGCGCCACGCCCACGTCGTGCTGCCGCCGCCCCCGCCCTCGCAGAGCCCGCACCACGACTTCGCCTTCAACACCCTCGCCGTGCGCAACCAGGTCCGCTACACCCGCCCCGCCGTCCCGCTGGAGCCGGGCCGCATGGCCGAGTCCGAGATCCTGGCCCGGCTGATCCTGGCCGCCACCGGCATGCACGGCGCCGACCCGTCCGCGGTCGACGACCTGGTCATCGGCCAGACGCTCGGCAAGGCCGTCATGGAGCCGCACTCTCCCGTCCACGGGCGCGACCCCCAGGAACTCGCGGCCCGGCTCACCGGCGACAGCGGCCCCGAGCGCCGGCTCGACATGATGCTGCGCCTGGGCCCCTACGGCGACGGCTTCGGCGTACGACCGGACGGGCTGACCCTCGAGAAGCTGCTCGCGCATCCGCACGGCATCGACCTCGGGCCGCTGAGGTCCCGGCTGCCCCAGCCGCTGAAGACCGTCAGCGGCAGGGTCGAGCTGCTGCCGCGGCCCATCGCCGACGATCTGCCCCGGCTGCGGGAGGCCCTGAGGCGCCGCCCCGACGGTCTGGTCCTCGTCGGCCGCCGCCATCTGCGCTCCAACAACAGCTGGATGCACAACGTGCCCGCCCTCACCGGCGGCACCAACCGCTGCACCCTGCACATCCACCCCGAGGACGCCGAGCGGCTCGGCGTCAGCGACGGGGCGCCCGTGCGGGTCAAGGGCGCGGGGGGAGAGGTCACCGCCCCCGCGGAGGTCACCGACGCGGTGCGTCCGGGCGTCGTCAGCCTGCCGCACGGCTGGGGGCACGACCGGCCCGGCACCCGGCTGAGCCACGCCTCCCGCGCCCCCGGAGTCAACGTCAACCAGCTCCTCGACGGCACCCTGCTCGACCCGCTGTCGGGCAACGCGGTCCTCAACGGCGTACCGGTGAAACTGGTCATCGGATCAGCGCTGTGA
- a CDS encoding ATP-binding cassette domain-containing protein: MTSTYAVLSEGLEKRFGEVHALRGLDLAVAQGTVCGLLGPNGAGKTTAVRLLTTLLRPDAGSALVAGHDLLRDPAAVRRGIGVTGQYASVDGDLTGRENLRLFARLHRVRGPAERAGELLDRFGLTEAADRPASTYSGGMRRRLDLAASLVRRPEVLFLDEPTTGLDPASRNRIWESVRELTADGTTVLLTTQYLEEADQLADTIALVDRGQVAHTGSPNQFKAVIGAHVEVVVTDADVMAKAAAVLDQLTGGEPSFDHERRAVGAVTRDATLTLPRLVRELDAAGVPLLDARIEPPTLDDVFLRLTEERAA, encoded by the coding sequence ATGACTTCTACGTACGCTGTACTTAGTGAAGGCCTGGAGAAGCGATTCGGCGAGGTCCACGCCCTGCGCGGACTCGATCTGGCCGTCGCGCAGGGCACCGTCTGCGGCCTCCTCGGGCCGAACGGCGCGGGCAAGACGACGGCCGTACGGCTCCTCACCACGCTGCTGCGCCCGGACGCCGGCTCGGCCCTCGTCGCGGGGCACGACCTGCTGCGGGACCCGGCGGCCGTCCGGCGCGGCATCGGCGTCACCGGGCAGTACGCGTCGGTCGACGGGGACCTGACCGGCCGCGAGAACCTCCGGCTGTTCGCCCGGCTGCACCGGGTGCGCGGACCGGCCGAGCGGGCCGGTGAGCTCCTGGACCGCTTCGGGCTGACCGAGGCGGCCGACCGGCCGGCGTCCACGTACTCGGGCGGGATGCGGCGCCGCCTCGACCTCGCGGCGAGCCTCGTGCGCCGCCCCGAGGTGCTGTTCCTGGACGAGCCCACGACCGGTCTCGACCCGGCCAGCCGCAACCGGATCTGGGAGTCCGTGCGGGAGTTGACCGCCGACGGCACCACCGTGCTGCTGACCACGCAGTATCTGGAGGAGGCCGACCAACTCGCCGACACCATCGCCCTGGTGGACCGGGGCCAGGTCGCGCACACGGGTTCGCCCAACCAGTTCAAGGCGGTGATCGGCGCGCACGTCGAGGTCGTCGTCACCGACGCGGACGTCATGGCGAAGGCGGCGGCCGTACTGGATCAACTCACCGGTGGCGAGCCGTCGTTCGACCACGAGCGGCGCGCGGTCGGCGCGGTCACCCGGGACGCCACGCTCACCCTCCCCCGCCTGGTGCGCGAACTGGACGCGGCGGGCGTGCCGTTGCTCGACGCGCGCATCGAACCACCGACGCTCGACGACGTCTTCCTGCGACTCACCGAGGAGCGTGCCGCATGA
- the hmgA gene encoding homogentisate 1,2-dioxygenase codes for MSGDARKTAEGLTYLSGFGNEHSSEAVPGALPEGRNSPQRAPLGLYAEQLSGTAFTEPRAHNRRSWLYRIRPSAAHPAFTRTDNGAIRTAPFTDSVPDPNRLRWDPLPEPAPGTDFLAGLWTLGGNGDATQRTGMAVHLYHANSSMDRVFSDADGELLIVPERGGLLLRTEFGLLHVEPAQVALIPRGVRFRVELLDEVARGYVCENYGAPFQLPDLGPIGANGLANARDFMAPVAAYEDVEGPVEVVNKFCGNLWTATYDHTPLDVVAWHGNHVPYTYDLRRFNVIGTISYDHPDPSIFTVLTSPSDTPGLAGVDFVVFAPRWLVGEDTFRPPYFHRNVMSEYMGLIEGAYDAKAEGFVPGGGSLHNMMSAHGPDRETFDRASAAELRPQKIDDGLAFMFETRWPVTLTPQAAGADHLQRRYDDVWQGMERHFRP; via the coding sequence ATGAGCGGGGACGCGCGGAAGACCGCGGAAGGGCTGACCTACCTCTCCGGTTTCGGCAACGAGCACAGCTCGGAGGCGGTGCCGGGCGCCCTTCCGGAGGGCCGCAACTCGCCCCAGCGCGCCCCGCTGGGCCTCTACGCCGAGCAGCTGAGCGGTACGGCGTTCACCGAGCCGAGGGCGCACAACCGCCGCTCGTGGCTGTACCGCATCCGCCCGTCGGCAGCCCACCCGGCGTTCACGCGCACCGACAACGGCGCGATCCGTACGGCGCCCTTCACGGACTCCGTGCCGGACCCGAACCGCCTGCGCTGGGACCCGCTGCCCGAGCCCGCGCCCGGCACCGACTTCCTCGCCGGCCTGTGGACCCTGGGCGGCAACGGCGACGCGACCCAGCGCACCGGCATGGCCGTGCACCTTTATCACGCCAACTCCTCGATGGACCGCGTCTTCAGCGACGCCGACGGCGAACTGCTGATCGTCCCGGAGCGCGGCGGGCTGCTGTTGCGCACGGAGTTCGGGCTGCTGCATGTGGAGCCGGCACAGGTGGCACTGATTCCACGTGGGGTGCGCTTCCGTGTGGAGCTGCTGGACGAAGTGGCCCGAGGTTATGTGTGCGAGAACTATGGGGCGCCCTTCCAGCTCCCCGACCTGGGCCCGATCGGCGCCAACGGCCTCGCGAACGCCCGGGACTTCATGGCGCCGGTCGCCGCGTACGAGGACGTCGAGGGCCCGGTGGAGGTGGTGAACAAGTTCTGCGGCAACCTCTGGACGGCCACCTACGACCACACACCTCTCGACGTGGTCGCCTGGCACGGCAACCATGTGCCGTACACCTACGATCTGCGCCGTTTCAATGTGATCGGCACCATCTCCTACGACCACCCCGACCCGTCGATCTTCACGGTGCTGACGTCCCCGTCGGACACTCCCGGGCTGGCCGGCGTCGACTTCGTGGTCTTCGCGCCGCGCTGGCTGGTGGGCGAGGACACCTTCCGGCCGCCGTACTTCCACCGGAACGTGATGAGCGAGTACATGGGCCTCATCGAGGGCGCCTACGACGCCAAGGCGGAGGGCTTCGTGCCCGGCGGCGGCTCGCTGCACAACATGATGTCGGCGCACGGCCCGGACCGGGAGACGTTCGACAGGGCGAGCGCCGCCGAACTGAGGCCGCAGAAGATCGACGACGGTCTGGCATTCATGTTCGAAACCCGCTGGCCGGTGACGCTGACCCCACAGGCGGCGGGCGCCGACCATCTGCAACGGCGCTACGACGACGTCTGGCAAGGCATGGAGCGCCACTTCCGCCCCTAG
- a CDS encoding TetR/AcrR family transcriptional regulator, whose protein sequence is MAGRAAVPEVIWARPERTGRGPRPAFTRADIAAAAVRIADAGGLDAVSMRHVAAELGCGTMSLYNYLPRKEDLYELMIDAVGAEHEIREPTGDWRADMIRNAQETRAIMHRHTWVPRVMSGVYGFSPNTLRYLEHCLACLEPLDASNGVKMELVALLNGVVTTYTANEIATAERTRSVPWSEEEENAVRMAYLGSQVATGRYPRLAAAFMEGSEPVDLEAVFRRALERVLDAFDPSPR, encoded by the coding sequence ATGGCGGGCCGAGCTGCCGTACCCGAAGTGATCTGGGCGCGTCCCGAGCGGACCGGGCGCGGTCCCAGGCCCGCGTTCACGCGTGCGGACATCGCGGCCGCGGCCGTGCGGATCGCCGACGCGGGCGGGCTGGACGCCGTGTCGATGCGGCATGTCGCGGCCGAGCTGGGCTGCGGGACGATGTCGCTGTACAACTACCTTCCGCGCAAGGAGGACCTGTACGAGCTGATGATCGACGCGGTGGGCGCCGAGCACGAGATCCGGGAGCCCACGGGCGACTGGCGCGCCGACATGATCCGCAACGCTCAGGAGACCCGCGCGATCATGCACCGCCACACCTGGGTGCCGCGGGTGATGTCGGGGGTGTACGGCTTCAGCCCCAACACCCTGCGCTATCTGGAGCACTGCCTGGCCTGTCTCGAACCGCTCGACGCTTCGAACGGCGTGAAGATGGAGCTGGTGGCCCTGCTCAACGGCGTCGTGACGACGTACACCGCGAACGAGATCGCCACCGCCGAGCGCACCCGCTCCGTCCCCTGGTCCGAGGAGGAGGAGAACGCGGTCCGCATGGCCTACCTGGGCAGCCAGGTCGCCACCGGCAGGTATCCGCGACTGGCGGCGGCCTTCATGGAGGGCAGTGAGCCGGTCGATCTGGAGGCGGTGTTCCGGCGGGCGCTGGAACGGGTGCTGGACGCCTTCGACCCGAGCCCGCGTTAG
- a CDS encoding ABC transporter permease, translating into MSTLAYDGGAMVGRQLRRLRNNPGLLVLTQTMPITMLLFFGYVFGSALAMPGEQYRSFLVPGLLVATAANGIMTGMFQAAQDTHRGVMERLRTLPMSRAAVPLGQAAADLVVTAAGTVPFLLVGLAVGWRIEGSALAAVGAVGLLLLFRFATTWIGIFLGLLTRNEEAAGQLGGATFVLPLLSNAYIPTDGLPDWLRTLAEWNPISAVTTALRDLFGNAPVPDDAAWPVAHPVAGSLAWCAALIAVFAPLAVRRYARGER; encoded by the coding sequence ATGAGCACCCTGGCGTACGACGGCGGCGCGATGGTGGGCCGGCAGCTGCGACGGCTCCGCAACAACCCGGGCCTGCTGGTCCTGACCCAGACCATGCCGATCACCATGCTGCTGTTCTTCGGCTATGTCTTCGGCAGCGCGCTGGCGATGCCCGGCGAGCAGTACCGGTCCTTCCTGGTGCCGGGGCTGCTGGTGGCGACCGCGGCCAACGGGATCATGACGGGGATGTTCCAGGCCGCCCAGGACACCCATCGCGGCGTGATGGAGAGACTGAGGACGCTGCCGATGAGCCGGGCCGCCGTACCGCTCGGACAGGCGGCCGCGGATCTCGTCGTGACGGCAGCGGGGACGGTGCCGTTCCTGCTGGTCGGGCTCGCGGTGGGCTGGCGGATCGAGGGGTCTGCGCTCGCGGCGGTCGGCGCGGTGGGGCTGTTGCTGCTGTTCCGGTTCGCGACGACGTGGATCGGGATCTTCCTGGGGCTGCTCACCAGGAACGAGGAGGCCGCCGGTCAGCTGGGCGGGGCGACCTTCGTTCTGCCGCTGCTGTCCAACGCGTACATCCCGACGGACGGACTGCCGGACTGGCTGCGCACCCTCGCCGAGTGGAATCCGATCAGCGCGGTCACGACGGCCCTGCGGGACCTGTTCGGCAACGCTCCGGTGCCGGACGACGCCGCCTGGCCGGTCGCGCATCCCGTCGCCGGGTCACTCGCCTGGTGCGCGGCGCTGATCGCGGTGTTCGCGCCGCTCGCGGTACGCCGGTACGCGCGCGGCGAGCGCTGA